One stretch of Abyssisolibacter fermentans DNA includes these proteins:
- a CDS encoding O-antigen ligase family protein — MVRSRDIRKIIIPLIAGAAFAFLFTYLDIKLFGVIIGGIVLFCMTLYNVNIGIGVAIFTFPFISNTEALILLLFIVGVFVINRIFISKTRITKSPIDIPVLVFMAIAIISTLLSSNTMGSIRDLSIHLVAISFMFTMINSINNKQELNIIVTVFVFAGVLVSLYGLYQFQAGVQLDKAWVDTVNNPDVVIRVYSVFGNPNILAEYLIMILPFSLALFWSSKRLIKKIIFLCTTLILIVALVLTSSRGGWVGFAFGLIVFILLVDKRWLLGAIPIGVVSIFIMPASIINRIISIANLNDSSIVTRLKIYSITLDIIKDNWLLGVGFGYLPFKNTFTIYIRTMNVFHAHNMYLETVAEMGIFGLIALLLLIFVVFKYAIISIRKTKGYLSVMSAGAIAAFASIICHGLFDSILYIPKIIITFWILISFIISMNRLSKSEQSNTNKNI, encoded by the coding sequence GTGGTGAGAAGTAGAGATATAAGAAAAATAATAATACCATTGATAGCAGGAGCAGCCTTTGCTTTTTTATTTACATATTTAGATATTAAACTATTCGGTGTAATTATTGGTGGTATAGTACTATTTTGTATGACGCTGTACAATGTTAATATAGGGATAGGCGTTGCAATCTTTACATTTCCCTTTATATCAAATACTGAAGCATTAATATTATTGTTGTTTATAGTAGGGGTTTTTGTAATTAATAGAATATTTATAAGTAAGACTAGAATAACAAAAAGTCCTATTGATATTCCAGTCTTGGTGTTTATGGCGATAGCAATTATATCAACATTATTATCATCAAATACTATGGGTAGCATCAGAGATTTATCAATACATTTAGTAGCAATAAGCTTTATGTTTACAATGATTAATTCTATAAATAATAAACAAGAACTGAACATAATAGTAACAGTATTTGTATTTGCAGGTGTATTAGTTTCATTGTATGGATTGTATCAATTCCAAGCAGGTGTACAACTAGATAAAGCTTGGGTGGATACAGTGAATAATCCAGATGTGGTTATAAGGGTATATTCTGTATTTGGCAATCCAAATATCTTGGCAGAATATTTAATAATGATACTGCCTTTTTCTTTAGCGCTATTTTGGTCAAGTAAAAGATTGATAAAAAAGATTATTTTTTTATGCACAACTCTAATACTTATAGTGGCATTAGTATTGACATCTTCTAGAGGGGGTTGGGTAGGATTTGCTTTTGGATTAATAGTATTTATATTATTAGTAGATAAAAGATGGCTTTTAGGAGCTATTCCAATAGGGGTAGTTTCAATATTCATAATGCCTGCTTCAATAATAAATAGAATAATATCAATAGCAAACTTAAATGATTCATCTATCGTGACTAGGTTGAAGATTTATTCAATAACATTAGATATAATTAAAGACAATTGGTTATTAGGAGTAGGATTTGGGTATTTACCGTTTAAAAATACATTTACAATATATATAAGAACTATGAATGTGTTTCATGCACATAACATGTATCTAGAGACAGTTGCAGAAATGGGTATATTTGGGCTGATAGCATTGTTGTTATTAATATTTGTTGTATTCAAGTATGCAATAATATCAATAAGAAAAACAAAAGGGTATCTTTCGGTAATGAGTGCAGGAGCAATTGCAGCTTTTGCAAGCATAATATGTCATGGTTTATTTGATAGCATACTTTA